AGATCAGTTAGACATTGTGAAAGTTGAACCTGTCGCGCGAAACGCTTGGTATGCTGAGGCAAGTTATGACCTGCTTAAAGATGTCAGACTTGACGCAGCTCGCACTTTAGGACTGTCGCTGAATTGGTGGTGCTTCAAATTAATGTGGGATAGGTTGCGATATCGTGCCAAGTCCAAGAACGAGAGGCTAATCCTGCCCGCTGTGCTGCGGTTGATTTGAATCGACTGTGCTGCCAAA
This is a stretch of genomic DNA from Cyanobacteria bacterium FACHB-DQ100. It encodes these proteins:
- a CDS encoding IS1 family transposase, with amino-acid sequence WQHSRFKSTAAQRAGLASRSWTWHDIATYPTLI